A single genomic interval of Oryza sativa Japonica Group chromosome 7, ASM3414082v1 harbors:
- the LOC112939581 gene encoding uncharacterized protein has protein sequence MRREAEPTTLRKWRESERHMAGSESVPLPDSRGARRHTTPTTRTVRELSSRPAPPPPPIMSEREGPPSSGPAAAVAPPPLAAEPGARGGGDGGGGGRKRKGAAAGAGAAAARKPRKDYGTNQAYVFYGHSRDFQYVGVEDLPKCAHVIAELPPQSQSMSLMDVQIWIIKLFRLHPETQDLSIKGFYSDYCPSVLIPEWYFGYWITYDCLRDESWASFAKKVRGRRNGMEMFVLYVDSSEIKHSSSLIKAIPDDYSQLETAVLPDGKSLSSFFPLNCTSKRLTEDLTMTTTEIAAYLAQYYGDQYSRAGAWRAKMKALELRYGTFYDSHNYAPRLLKDIKHKHPYSFVDIKDTEVADCKDFRVLHRIFWAFDQCRRSFMHCRPVICIKGTPLCGKYQGVLMTALAFDANDYCIPVAFAVVEGESKESWLWFLRNVNHSVVNGRSNVCLIHDYKRELLDAVEDLQDSPEEAYPWRGIQSRWCVEHLAESFFAHFGDRKLVMLFKKLCQQSRPCKFGKIWKELDELTLKYTQEKESGASGEIQQESVEHGETEFVAQRPHIHLDSVGEEVERNCSGGTESKITRFSEWIGPKPMEKWSLLYDKNDARYGIMGTSIADLYKDNHVMKGIRCLPLSGLLDLTYRRMAECYDTRSAAAKKSTGNPLINFPECIQDEMKAKLQKAETHHVTCINSGNKNAFFEEGHGIFKVQSKNKYVIVELTQRETQTHKHPKVRTVISGNTIHNTLVREPVIRKAHCSCNKLKLLRKPCSHVIAVCCQVGVSPDTYMSPYYTLAYLADTWRGKFDASEALGEHYTLGDFCRDPCYSTLMLGNPPTWIPDKRMECGLPAFLTSDGTQNGVDEEEQQCSIESVSSAADNQGTENRSSRETDQV, from the exons ATGCGGAGGGAGGCGGAGCCCACCACCCTGCGGAAATGGAGGGAAAGCGAGCGCCACATGGCGGGAAGCGAGAGCGTCCCCCTCCCCGACTCCCGAGGCGCACGACGACACACGACACCCACGACACGCACAGTGCGAGAGCTCTCGTCGagaccagcgccgccgccgccgccgatcatgTCGGAGCGCGAGGGCCCGCCGTCCTCCGGccccgcggcggccgtggcgccgcctcccctcgccgccgaacCC ggtgcccgcggcggcggcgacggcggcggcggagggaggaagcggaagggcgcggcggccggagccggagccgcggCCGCGCGGAAGCCTCGAAAG GATTACGGGACAAATCAGGCTTATGTGTTCTACGGACATTCGCGAGATTTCCAGTACGTGGGCGTAGAAGATTTGCCTAAATGTGCACACGTGATTGCGGAGCTTCCACCGCAGTCGCAGTCAATGTCACTGATGGATGTGCAGATCTGGATCATCAAATTGTTTCGGCTCCATCCTGAAACTCAAGATCTCTCAATCAAGGGTTTCTACTCGGATTATTGCCCCTCTGTCCTAATTCCAGAGTGGTATTTTGGGTACTGGATAACCTATGATTGTCTACGTGATGAATCATGGGCTTCCTTTGCCAAGAAAGTTAGGGGGAGAAGAAATGGGATGGAAATGTTCGTCTTATATGTGGACTCCTCTGAAATCAAGCACTCCAGCAGTTTGATCAAAGCCATACCTGATGATTATTCTCAGTTGGAAACGGCTGTGCTGCCTGACGGAAAATCCCTGTCGTCATTTTTCCCTTTGAATTGCACTTCCAAACGCCTCACCGAAGACCTGACGATGACAACCACGGAGATCGCCGCATATCTTGCTCAATACTACGGCGATCAGTACAGTCGTGCTGGGGCATGGAGGGCAAAAATGAAGGCTTTGGAGCTGCGCTATGGTACCTTCTATGATTCACACAACTATGCGCCGAGGTTACTTAAGGACATAAAACATAAGCACCCTTACAGTTTTGTGGACATCAAGGATACAGAGGTTGCAGACTGTAAAGATTTCAGAGTTCTCCACCGGATATTTTGGGCATTCGACCAGTGCAGAAGGTCCTTTATGCATTGTCGTCCTGTGATCTGCATTAAGGGCACACCACTCTGTGGTAAATATCAAGGAGTGCTGATGACTGCTCTAGCATTTGATGCTAATGATTACTGCATTCCAGTCGCATTTGCTGTGGTCGAAGGTGAGAGCAAGGAAAGCTGGTTGTGGTTTCTGAGGAATGTGAATCATTCTGTTGTGAATGGGCGTTCTAATGTATGCCTCATACATGATTACAAAAGAGAGTTGCTTGATGCTGTAGAGGACCTGCAGGATAGTCCTGAAGAAGCATATCCATGGAGAGGCATACAGAGCCGGTGGTGCGTCGAACACCTTGCTGAAAGCTTCTTTGCACATTTTGGTGACAGGAAGCTGGTGATGTTATTCAAGAAACTCTGTCAGCAAAGCCGACCATGTAAGTTTGGCAAAATTTGGAAGGAGCTAGATGAGTTGACACTGAAATATACGCAGGAGAAAGAAAGTGGTGCTAGTGGGGAAATTCAACAGGAGTCAGTTGAGCATGGCGAAACAGAGTTTGTGGCACAAAGACCACACATCCATCTTGATTCAGTGGGAGAGGAGGTGGAAAGGAATTGCTCTGGTGGCACAGAGAGCAAAATAACAAGGTTCTCCGAGTGGATCGGTCCAAAACCAATGGAGAAATGGTCATTGTTGTACGATAAAAACGACGCAAGATATGGCATCATGGGCACCAGTATAGCTGATTTATACAAAGATAACCATGTAATGAAGGGGATAAGGTGCCTTCCGCTCTCTGGATTACTGGACCTGACATACCGTCGCATGGCAGAATGTTACGATACCAGAAGTGCTGCTGCAAAGAAATCAACTGGCAACCCTTTAATTAACTTCCCTGAATGCATCCAGGATGAGATGAAGGCCAAATTGCAGAAAGCCGAGACACATCACGTAACTTGTATAAACAGTGGGAATAAAAACGCTTTCTTTGAGGAAGGACACGGAATATTTAAGGTCCAATCAAAGAACAAGTATGTGATTGTTGAGCTGACACAGAGAGAGACACAAACGCACAAACATCCTAAAGTTCGAACCGTAATCAGCGGAAATACCATCCACAATACTTTAGTTCGAGAGCCAGTGATAAGAAAAGCTCACTGTTCTTGCAACAAGCTGAAGCTGCTTCGCAAGCCCTGCTCCCATGTCATCGCCGTCTGCTGTCAGGTTGGAGTTAGCCCTGATACATACATGTCCCCTTACTACACTCTGGCTTATCTTGCTGACACTTGGAGGGGCAAATTCGATGCATCGGAGGCCTTAGGAGAACACTACACATTAGGAGACTTTTGCAGAGATCCTTGCTATTCAACACTTATGTTAGGAAATCCGCCAACATGGATCCCTGATAAAAGGATGGAGTGCGGTCTTCCTGCCTTCCTAACATCGGACGGGACCCAAAATGGCGTTGATGAGGAAGAGCAACAATGCAGCATTGAGAGTGTATCATCAGCTGCTGACAATCAAGGCACTGAAAATCGTTCATCAAGAGAAACTGACCAGGTCTGA
- the LOC112939663 gene encoding uncharacterized protein, translated as MMTEIPHAATARLFPLTPAAAQMRILRRFPRLLRRSNAAARSPAPMHRLISSPSLMASAAASWCWWSPLLARGGPVVRRVSRFPWEPRNMTTISRVKGDESYRRLPSQEKKHTAITQGMKTIDTRGTILEARAGDEKSNRDAASSEVSYIKYDVLGQSAKQDGCDEDDRRSETEEHVEEDEVLDPEEYTVNNILPKSRHRDGSIYRDIMDTPWKREFHIADRNETRLEAMRFSNPTNCVIRSNGTCMSHVHCHMLQILSLELAKITLDGGSVELYGYIAVRDDLDPLLNYIVNCSRDDPIIVEQGSLINMEGPNRGIDMMDYALIEYDMRIKTGEQEKDDLQLIDGASMIGPGGLWNRPETICIPGDYGAVDITLSRFNCSAEATVEILISEVQSSFNLLLGCLTSDLDKEIRLFDGVISESRDLKRSVVAVMRDSFIDLKFKVGAFPSSFDQHYVSFKEKIHGYDTQEIKTDFALISVNVTWSTLPAGLK; from the exons ATGATGACAGAAATCCCCCACGCAGCCACAGCACGGCTATTCCCCCtaacccccgccgccgcccagatGCGAATTCTCCGCCGCTTTCCGCGTCTGCTCCGACGCTCTAACGCCGCCGCCCGATCTCCTGCCCCGATGCACCGCCTcatctcttctccctctctcatgGCATCTGCAGCGGCTAGCTGGTGCTGGTGGTCACCATTGCTTGCTCGAGGAGGACCTGTCGTCCGTCGTGTTTCCCG ATTTCCTTGGGAACCTCGGAACATGACCACCATCAGTCGAGTAAAAGGCGACGAGTCATACAGGCGACTTCCATCCCAGGAAAAGAAGCATACTGCGATCACTCAAGGTATGAAAACCATTGACACCAGGGGCACAATCTTGGAGGCTAGAGCTGGAGATGAGAAAAGTAATAGAGATGCGGCGTCCTCAGAGGTTTCATACATCAAATACGATGTACTGGGGCAAAGTGCGAAGCAGGATGGCTGTGATGAGGATGATCGAAGGAGTGAAACGGAGGAACATGTTGAGGAGGACGAAGTTCTTGATCCTGAAGAATATACTGTGAACAACATACTTCCAAAAAGTAGACACCGTGATGGCTCTATATATAGGGACATCATGGACACACCGTGGAAAAGGGAGTTTCATATTGCAGACCGTAATGAGA CTCGGTTGGAGGCAATGAGGTTTTCGAATCCCACAAATTGTGTCATTCGCAGTAATGGAACTTGCATGTCACATGTTCATTGCCACATGCTGCAAATTTTATCATTGGAGTTGGCTAAAATTACACTGGATGGTGGTTCAGTAGAGTTGTATGGATACATAGCTGTGCGGGATGATCTGGATCCGTTGCTTAATTATATTGTCAACTGTAGCAGGGATGATCCCATCATTGTGGAGCAG GGTTCGCTCATCAACATGGAAGGCCCTAACCGAGGAATAGACATGATGGACTATGCTCTAATTGAATATGACATGAGGAtcaagacaggtgaacaagaaAAAGATGACCTACAGCTGATTGATGGTGCATCAATGATAGGCCCTGGAGGCCTATGGAATCGGCCAGAAACAATTTGCATTCCTGGCGATTACGGTGCAGTTGACATAACTTTATCACGTTTTAATTGTTCAGCTGAGGCCACCGTAGAGATTCTTATATCAGAAGTgcaaagcagtttcaatttgtTGCTCGGTTGTTTAACCAGTGACTTGGATAAGGAAATCCGTCTCTTTGATGGTGTCATCAGTGAGTCACGTGATTTAAAGAGGTCGGTGGTTGCTGTAATGAGGGATTCTTTCATagatttgaagttcaaagtGGGTGCGTTTCCATCCAGTTTCGACCAGCATTATGTTTCCTTCAAGGAGAAAATCCATGGCTATGATACTCAAGAAATAAAGACTGATTTTGCGTTAATCTCAGTAAATGTGACTTGGTCGACTTTGCCTGCCGGACTAAAGTGA
- the LOC9266374 gene encoding uncharacterized protein: protein MNGEHMLQCQLVLRHKIEKLEPSCANATVQYANIAKPSWISWYAFSAPDEAIQALISEAKSYYMRLPPIQHLQQLPLLQSPSTRQLAMDNNADVSTPTLLSISALVGDVTNLSAEESRRRQQREINNSLKVEAWNEYTFLGCANTAGSACKKRVKASSLDNVKAQCHMILEDKRIELKEYLNDLCHDKHKVIDNICKKYELENIEITNAKKQKAEKLSREMKNKCNKKMPKSQGAKVLNTMRFFHTTPSKEKSKTKKFRDPKDGYPGNSKDGSYPGNTITMDMDKDNLPAFRRSFKRAIKKGRAWCQANSNSVDISGLFGPGAEVYTTPAAGTLHVKLRNKGRELTLFFRGRDLYLKGWRSDRFGLFAAHPDRFDKKNCFIQDKACKHLNIEDNYHQLVPGGRIGKVRVGPLAMLDYFEVLHKCNGIVTTDVLGAVAGFAVNFAEPIRQEDVLEDILESFVHFDVAMLDSRRALSLDVRKYDHYSREFLTGVDCLLHGRPMPEILKREEVTVKSLHELWCRIKVPLRDSYNDGAFYHDDKVGIPVWSPPYPDGNNWEEEEDEEEEEEEGDKEEEAEEEEEEEEEEEAEEDANHRDLKFTSQQDFFSVGMKANEINTSCLCRPFSAVASGGMRPLVVPPSQGGEVQSRFLSRRPQWFSRFINGPRAACFLRRLLK from the exons AT GAACGGGGAGCATATGCTCCAATGTCAACTGGTTTTGCGGCACAAAATCGAGAAGTTGGAGCCATCATGTGCAAATGCTACTGTTCAGTACGCCAACATAGCAAAGCCAAGTTGGATCAGTTGGTATGCATTTTCAGCTCCGGATGAGGCAATACAAGCCCTGATTAGTGAGGCGAAGTCATACTACATGAGGCTCCCCCCAATACAACACCTCCAGCAGTTACCCTTACTGCAGTCACCTTCAACGCG ACAGCTTGCAATGGATAATAATGCTGATGTCTCCACACCAACATTGTTGTCAATATCAG CTCTGGTTGGCGATGTTACTAATTTAAGTGCCGAGGAATCGAGAAGAAGGCAGCAACGTGAAATAAACAATTCTTTGAAAGTGGAAGCATGGAATGAATACACATTTCTTGGATGTGCTAATACAGCTGGGTCAG CTTGCAAGAAAAGAGTCAAAGCTTCATCACTTGATAATGTAAAAGCACAATGCCATATGATACTTGAAGATAAACGAATAGAGCTGAAGGAGTACTTGAATGATCTGTGTCACGACAAGCACAAG GTTATTGATAATATCTGTAAGAAATATGAACTAGAAAATATAGAAATCACTAATGCCAAAAAACAAAAG GCAGAAAAACTCTCTAGGGAAATGAAAAACAAATGTAATAAAAAGATGCCCAAGTCACAAGGAGCAAAG GTGTTGAACACCATGAGGTTCTTCCATACAACTCCTTCTAAGGAGAaatcaaaaacaaaaaag TTCAGAGATCCAAAGGATGGTTATCCAGGAAATTCAAAGGATGGAAGTTATCCAGGGAATACAATCACAATGGATATGGATAAAGACAACCTGCCTGCATTTAGGCGTAGTTTTAAAAGGGCAATTAAAAAAGGCCGAGCATGGTGCCAGGCAAACAGCAATTCGGTTGACATATCAGGACTCTTTGGTCCCGGAGCCGAAGTTTATACAACCCCCGCAGCCGGAACTTTGCATGTGAAGCTTAGGAACAAAGGGCGTGAACTTACACTCTTCTTCCGTGGTAGAGACTTATACCTGAAAGGGTGGAGAAGTGATAGGTTTGGTCTGTTTGCTGCCCACCCTGATAGGTTTGATAAGAAGAATTGCTTCATACAAGACAAAGCTTGCAAACACCTGAACATCGAGGATAATTATCATCAGCTTGTTCCAGGAGGAAGAATCGGGAAAGTCAGAGTGGGACCCCTTGCAATGCTAGACTATTTTGAAGTCCTTCACAAATGCAATGGAATAGTGACAACAGATGTTCTGGGGGCTGTGGCTGGATTTGCTGTTAACTTCGCAGAACCAATACGCCAGGAAGATGTCTTGGAGGATATCTTAGAGTCGTTTGTTCATTTTGATGTGGCTATGCTGGATAGCAGAAGGGCACTATCCTTGGACGTAAGGAAATACGACCACTACTCAAGGGAGTTTCTAACTGGTGTTGATTGCTTATTGCACGGTAGACCAATGCCAGAGATTTTGAAGCGTGAGGAAGTTACAGTCAAGTCACTCCATGAGTTGTGGTGCAGAATCAAAGTTCCGCTGAGAGACTCTTATAATGATGGTGCATTTTATCATGATGATAAAGTTGGCATACCCGTCTGGTCTCCCCCCTACCCTGATGGGAATaattgggaggaggaggaagatgaagaggaagaagaggaagagggagataAAGAGGAAGAggctgaggaagaagaggaagaggaagaagaggaagaggctgAGGAAGATGCAAACCACCGTGATCTAAAATTCACAAGCCAACAGGACTTCTTTTCAGTTGGG